ATCTTACATACAGGCGGCTCTGCATTCGGAGAAATCTCAACCAAATCCAGTTCCTGCTCGTCGGCCATGCGCAGCGCATCGGTGAGTTTATAAACTCCTGCCTCAATATTCTCGCCCACAAGCCTTACTTCCTGTATACCACGGATGTGTTGGTTAATCCTGTGTGCGTCTTTCTTTTCTACCCGAGGCTGGTAACCTCTGTTGTTTCTTATTGCTATGACTTTTAAATTTTAGTTAAACGTTGAATGTTTTTAATGTCTTGTCTATTTCTCCCTGTACCATTTCAGCAAATTGCTCAATTGAAACAGTAATATTTCCTTTTCCTTCCTGGCCGTGACGACGCACAGAAATCGTGCCGTTTTTCTCTTCTTCCTCCCCTACAATCAGCATAAACGGGTATTTCTGCGTTTCAGCATCCCTGATTTTACGCCCGATTGTCTCGTTTCGGTTGTCAATTAGGGCGCGAATTTCGTGATTTTCCAGCAATTCCAAAACTTTTTTGGCATAATTTTCATATTTCTCACTCAGAGACAGGATTATAGCCTGCTCCGGCATCAGCCAAAGCGGGAAATTTCCTGCAGTATGTTCCAATAAGATGGCAATGAATCGTTCCATTGACCCGAAAGGCGCTCTGTGAATCATCACAGGACGGTGCAATTTGTCATCAGCACCCTTATAAGTAAGCTCGAAACGTTCCGGCAAATTGTAATCCACCTGAATAGTTCCCAATTGCCAGCTTCTGCCCAAGGCATCCTTCACCATGAAATCCAGTTTCGGGCCATAGAAAGCCGCTTCACCATATTCCACAACTGTATTCAGCTCCTTATCGCGTGCCGCATTGATGATCGCATTTTCCGCTTTTTCCCAATTCTCATCAGAACCGATATATTTCTCACGGTTTTCCTGGTCACGCAAAGAAATCTGTGCCGTAAAATTCTCAAATCCCAATGAACCGAATACATATAATACAAGGTCGATCACTTTTTTGAATTCGGCATCCAGCTGATCCGGAGTACAGAAAATGTGTGCATCATCCTGGGTAAACCCACGAACACGTGTCAGACCGTGTAATTCCCCGGATTGCTCATAACGGTAAACTGTTCCGAATTCAGCATATCTTTTCGGTAAATCCTTATAGGACCATGGTTTGTTATTGTAAATCTCACAGTGGTGCGGACAGTTCATCGGCTTAAGCAAAAACTCCTCACCTTCAGCAGGCGTATGGATTGGCTGGAATGAATCTGCGCCGTATTTTGCATAATGCCCGGAAGTCACATACAATTCCTTTTGACCTATATGTGGTGTAACAACTTGCTCATAACCGGCTTTCTTCTGTGCTTTCTTGAGAAACTGCTCCAGCCTTTCACGCAAAGCGGCACCTTTCGGCAACCATAATGGCAAACCTTGTCCCACTTTCTGTGAAAAAGCAAACAGTTCCAATTCTTTCCCAAGTTTCCTGTGGTCACGACGTTTTGCCTCTTCAAGTAGTTCTAAATAATCGCTAAGATCTTTTTGTTTTGGAAAAGAAACTCCGTAAACACGAGTCAATTGCTTGTTTTTCTCATCACCGCGCCAGTAAGCACCGGCCACGCTCATGATTTTCATGGCTTTGATCAATCCTGTATTCGGGATATGTCCGCCACGGCATAAATCGGTGAAAGTAGCATGGTCACAAAACGTAATCGTGCCATCTTCCAGATTCTCAATCAATTCAATCTTATATGGATTGTTCTCTTTCTTATAAAACGCCAACGCATCAGCCTTCGAAGACGAACGCATCTTAAATTCATGCTTCTCGCGTGCGATTTCCAAAACACGATCTTCAATTTTCTTGAATTCCGCATCAGTGATGTTTTTATCACCGAAATCCACATCATAGTAAAACCCTTTTTCAATCGCAGGCCCAATCGTCAGCTTTACGCCCGGATACAATTCCTGCAACGCCTGCGCCATCACGTGCGAAGTCGAATGCCAGAACGCTTTCTTGCCTTCAGCATCATTCCATGTATATAAAACAAGGCTACCGTCCGTCGTCATTGGTGTTTCCGTTTCCACCGTTGTACCATTAAAGGAAGCCGAAATCACATTTCTGGCCAATCCCTCACTAATGCTTTTGGCAACTTCCATAGGGGTTGCCCCGGAAGCGAACTCCTTCACCGA
This genomic stretch from Flavobacterium pallidum harbors:
- the thrS gene encoding threonine--tRNA ligase, which translates into the protein MIKITLPDGSVKEFASGATPMEVAKSISEGLARNVISASFNGTTVETETPMTTDGSLVLYTWNDAEGKKAFWHSTSHVMAQALQELYPGVKLTIGPAIEKGFYYDVDFGDKNITDAEFKKIEDRVLEIAREKHEFKMRSSSKADALAFYKKENNPYKIELIENLEDGTITFCDHATFTDLCRGGHIPNTGLIKAMKIMSVAGAYWRGDEKNKQLTRVYGVSFPKQKDLSDYLELLEEAKRRDHRKLGKELELFAFSQKVGQGLPLWLPKGAALRERLEQFLKKAQKKAGYEQVVTPHIGQKELYVTSGHYAKYGADSFQPIHTPAEGEEFLLKPMNCPHHCEIYNNKPWSYKDLPKRYAEFGTVYRYEQSGELHGLTRVRGFTQDDAHIFCTPDQLDAEFKKVIDLVLYVFGSLGFENFTAQISLRDQENREKYIGSDENWEKAENAIINAARDKELNTVVEYGEAAFYGPKLDFMVKDALGRSWQLGTIQVDYNLPERFELTYKGADDKLHRPVMIHRAPFGSMERFIAILLEHTAGNFPLWLMPEQAIILSLSEKYENYAKKVLELLENHEIRALIDNRNETIGRKIRDAETQKYPFMLIVGEEEEKNGTISVRRHGQEGKGNITVSIEQFAEMVQGEIDKTLKTFNV